Proteins encoded together in one Styela clava chromosome 12, kaStyClav1.hap1.2, whole genome shotgun sequence window:
- the LOC120329396 gene encoding uncharacterized protein LOC120329396: MMDTCSCRYWRKFERTMQPLTEPSVEQNGTLRKFQSKSVRGLSIAVIVLGILSFGVGAAILTFALLQTCYWNDYQRRCDYESTYQSAGIWSGLAYIASGVIGLFSSRRKTTCFIVTLMIMSVVTAWIATCSIMISVMSQTDSDRTGPDKYSYPWTLRILDGCITLLSFIVFIISWVKFGFACHAVCCNGKEAYPKIKQYVNKGYQPLQSQPVMYANSSGPSSTPAVGMQFSTPPVPQPMEPIYLVQGRQVIGVLPQNIGSVNQSQMPGGATNDVDSKPTFQDPQHV, encoded by the exons ATGATGGATACATGTTCATGCAG gtATTGGAGAAAATTTGAAAGGACAATGCAACCTTTGACTGAACCAAGCGTGGAACAAAATGGCACGTTGCgcaaatttcaatcaaaatcagTTCGTGGTTTGAGCATAGCCGTGATTGTTCTGGGCATTCTGTCGTTTGGTGTTGGTGCAGCCATCCTCACTTTTGCCCTTCTCCAAACATGCTATTGGAATGATTACCAGAGACGATGTGACTATGAAAGCACATATCAATCAGCTGGAATTTGGTCTGGACTTGCTTATATCGCCAGTGGAGTGATTGGATTGTTTTCATCAAGGCGTAAAACAACATGTTTTATAGTTACCTTGATGATCATGTCAGTTGTAACCGCCTGGATTGCCACCTGCAGCATTATGATAAGTGTCATGTCACAAACTGATTCAGACCGGACCGGACCAGATAAATACTCATATCCGTGGACTTTACGCATTTTGGATGGCTGCATCACTCTGCTGTCTTTCATAGTATTCATTATCTCATGGGTGAAATTTGGATTTGCCTGTCACGCTGTTTGCTGCAATGGAAAGGAAGCATATCCCAAGATAAAGCAATATGTTAATAAAGGTTACCAACCACTACAAAGTCAACCTGTGATGTATGCCAATAGTTCTGGCCCGTCTTCGACACCTGCTGTCGGAATGCAGTTTTCTACTCCACCCGTGCCACAACCAATGGAACCAATCTACTTGGTTCAAGGTCGTCAGGTAATTGGAGTGCTTCCCCAAAATATTGGTTCTGTAAACCAATCACAAATGCCTGGAGGAGCAACTAATGATGTCGATAGTAAACCCACCTTTCAAGACCCCCAGCATGTGTAG
- the LOC120329383 gene encoding proteasome assembly chaperone 2-like, translated as MEFFALLNEEINFENYTLVVPAVSVGNVGQLACDLLINTLELNKVGYLRTSCVLPVVGSNAFCKDDSDNSLTLTLELFIDDSKKLAVSQQRAPLVAGKQKQYSTDFVSWINSKGFSEVILLTSCHAYERTDNEIRNSPVRFLVHPDDKKNKRELTDKKFLELQKRLMDSGDKNYFFPGGGFAKNFHDECVTSEPNFFSVILMIFCSEGDNIPEAVLLANALNSWKNYRKISEDNGKTVWSFPASWKHLYGARQPLSIF; from the coding sequence ATGGAATTCTTCGCTTTATTAAACGAggaaataaattttgagaaTTACACACTGGTAGTACCAGCAGTTTCAGTGGGAAATGTGGGCCAACTTGCATGTGATCTTCTGATTAACACCTTGGAACTAAATAAAGTGGGATATTTACGAACTTCATGTGTTCTTCCAGTGGTCGGATCTAATGCCTTCTGCAAAGACGACTCGGATAATTCACTCACATTGACTCTTGAACTATTTATTGACGACAGCAAGAAGTTGGCAGTTTCACAGCAGCGAGCTCCACTTGTTGCAGGAAAGCAGAAACAATATTCTACAGATTTTGTATCATGGATAAATTCCAAAGGATTTTCTGAAGTTATTTTGCTGACAAGTTGTCATGCATACGAAAGAACAGATAATGAAATACGAAATTCACCTGTGCGTTTTTTGGTTCATCCAGATGACAAGAAAAACAAGAGAGAATTGACAGATAAAAAATTCTTAGAACTTCAGAAACGATTAATGGATTCTGGTgacaaaaactatttttttcctGGTGGAGGATTTGCGAAAAATTTCCATGACGAATGTGTGACTTCTGAACCAAATTTCTTTTCAGTaattttgatgatattttgCTCGGAAGGAGACAATATACCAGAGGCTGTCTTATTAGCTAATGCATTAAATTCATGGAAAAATTATAGGAAAATTAGTGAAGACAATGGGAAAACTGTTTGGTCTTTCCCAGCATCTTGGAAGCATCTATATGGTGCAAGACAACCTTTGTCAATATTCTGA
- the LOC120329350 gene encoding neurochondrin-like, giving the protein MSEDIIEISNEKFLGILSMVEKAKSDNERFAALLVVSKLTRGGSILPENRKELLKAIGIQFPLRLVKTACSQTTEENKFSFVSIGMSILWSFCADVEFFRDEGLEAIVPHLLKVVKLFSNEEKYESVIEDCMDCLIALTYFDDCISEIIESDAFNTLCLCEKQSDKSHHFISMLLSKQPHLWQNKQFQKWFKSLANVFKIDQTNKKFTICTHLFQILTAYSSEHLLGYHEAITDIMCGLEDVLCSKLNTEQRKSPIQLASEIFRLFGISWFTMNSKKTNFIVIVTRLSCIEIGLFLRNISNDIESNFSENLSVIMSCFFISEAFCSAVAKFEQNDSEKDDILSFEQIRLTQPALADLANSVSIFISSYSVDDETGIPDTELLNLLLPICIRFLGSWLNIENNVTSAQGNETLPILKQVLKYIVKHENLLLLECTLPAVMQAASAMSTHDTIIKNGILQSLICVIDLIEKKLHYPGKMDNLVTFHIVLQSLISVCSTMTNVECQDYHNDLSKIFSIMTILVQKPLSIQTFGYVYPLSSILLNKSSCSISDDILCKIFKFLFDAYEVSPTDGHPKVSPNYQESWQEICPLWKLCAEEITSYIASTPEVKKKLIGCEHRVFLRNLFDAASAGKDEELTNIFFNLLEVLKLNTFVQ; this is encoded by the exons ATGTCAGAAGATATAATTGAAATCTCTAATGAGAAGTTTTTAGGAATATTATCTATGGTTGAAAAAGCAAAGTCTGATAATGAGAGATTTGCTGCCTTGCTTGTTGTGTCAAAATTAACGAGAGGAGGATCTATTTTGCCAGAAAACAGAAAGGAATTGTTAAAAGCTATTGGAATTCAATTTCCATTGCGTCTTGTCAAGACTGCATGCTCACAAACAACAGAAgaaaacaaatttagttttgtttcgATCGGGATGTCAATTTTGTGGTCATTTTGTGCTGATGTTGAGTTTTTTAGAGATGAAGGCCTGGAAGCTATTGTACCACATCTTCTTAAAGTTGTTAAATTGTTTTCCAACGAAGAGAAATATGAATCTGTAATTGAAGATTGTATGGATTGTCTCATTGCTCTTACATATTTTGATGACTGCATCTCTGAGATCATTGAAAGTGATGCTTTTAATACATTGTGTCTATGTGAAAAGCAGTCTGACAAAAGCCATCACTTTATTTCTATGCTGTTATCAAAGCAACCCCATCTTTGGCAAAACAAACAGTTTCAAAAATGGTTCAAATCACTTGCAAATGTTTTCAAGATAGaccaaacaaataaaaaattcactATTTGCACTCACCTGTTCCAAATTTTAACTGCATATTCTAGCGAACATTTGCTTGGATATCATGAAGCCATAACGGACATCATGTGTGGCCTTGAAGATGTTTTGTGTAGTAAACTTAACACCGAGCAAAGGAAGTCACCGATACAACTTGCCAGTGAAATTTTTCGCTTGTTTGGTATTTCTTGGTTCACAATGAATTCGAAAAAgacaaattttattgttatcgTGACAAGACTGTCATGCATTGAGATTGGACTGTTTTTAAGAAACATTTCTAATGACATAGAGTCAAACTTTTCTGAAAATCTATCGGTCATCATGTCTTGCTTCTTCATATCGGAAGCATTTTGCTCAGCAGTTGCCAAGTTTGAACAAAATGATAGTGAGAAGGATGATATTCTATCTTTTGAGCAAATTCGACTCACTCAACCAGCATTGGCTGATTTAGCCAACAGTGtgtctatttttatttcatcttaTTCAGTTGATGATGAAACAGGCATCCCAGATACagaattattgaatttattacTTCCTATTTGTATTCGCTTTCTAGGGTCATGGCTTAACATTGAGAACAATGTAACTTCAGCTCAAGGCAATGAAACACTTCCAATACTGAAGCAGGTTTTGAAATATATCGTAAAGCATGAAAACTTGTTATTGCTAGAATGCACCTTGCCTGCAGTGATGCAAGCAGCAAGTGCTATGAGCACCCATGACACTATAATTAAAAATGGTATTTTGCAATCCCTCATCTGCGTTATTGATTTAATTGAGAAAAAATTACACTACCCAGGAAAAATGGATAATTTAGTTACTTTTCATATTGTGTTACAAAGCCTAATAAGTGTTTGTTCTACAATGACTAATGTTGAATGTCAAGACTATCACAACGacttgagtaaaatattttctataatGACAATATTAGTACAAAAGCCATTGTCAATTCAAACATTTGGGTACGTATACCCACTCTCGTCAATTTTATTGAACAAATCATCATGCTCCATATCTGATGacattttatgtaaaatattcaagtttcTTTTTGATGCATATGAGGTATCTCCAACTGATGGTCACCCAAAAGTCAGTCCCAA TTACCAAGAATCTTGGCAAGAAATTTGCCCTTTGTGGAAACTCTGTGCGGAAGAAATCACATCCTATATTGCCAGTACACCTGAAGTCAAAAAGAAATTGATTGGATGTGAACATAGAGTGTTCTTACGCAACTTATTTGATGCTGCATCTGCTGGGAAAGATGAAGAACTAACAAATATCTTTTTCAATCTTTTAGAAGTTTTGAAACTGAACACATTTGTACAATAG